One window of the Salvia splendens isolate huo1 chromosome 1, SspV2, whole genome shotgun sequence genome contains the following:
- the LOC121797688 gene encoding putative vesicle-associated membrane protein 726: MGQQQLIYSFVARGTTILAEYTEFKGNFTTVASQCLQRLPSSSNKFTYNCDGHTFNYHVENGFTYCVVAVESTGRQLPIAFLERIKEDFNKRYGGGKAATAGENSLNKEFGPKLKGHMQYCVDHPDEVSRLTKVQSQVSEVKGVMIENIEKVLDRGEKIELLVDKTEDLRSQAQDFKAKGTTLKRRMWFENMKIKLIVLGLVLLIFLVIWLMVCHGFKC, encoded by the exons ATGGGCCAGCAGCAATTGATCTACAGCTTCGTCGCTAGAGGCACCACCATTTTGGCTGAGTACACTGAATTCAAAGGGAATTTCACCACCGTCGCTTCCCAGTGTCTGCAGAGGCTCCCCTCTTCCAGTAACAAATTCACTTACAACTGCGATGGCCATACCTTCAATTACCACGTCGAAAATGGATTCA CCTATTGTGTTGTCGCCGTTGAATCTACCGGCAgacaacttcccattgcatttctGGAGCGTATCAAGGAAGATTTCAACAAAAGATATGGAGGCGGcaaagctgcaactgcaggtgAAAACAGCCTCAACAAGGAGTTTGG CCCCAAACTGAAAGGGCATATGCAGTATTGTGTCGATCACCCCGACGAAGTGAGCCGACTCACCAAGGTCCAGTCTCAGGTCTCTGAAGTAAAAGGTGTTATGATTGAAAATATCGAAAAG GTTCTCGACCGAGGGGAGAAGATTGAACTGCTTGTTGACAAAACTGAGGATCTCAGGTCACAG GCTCAGGATTTCAAAGCAAAAGGTACCACGCTGAAGAGGCGAATGTGGTTTGAGAATATGAAGATCAAGCTGATTGTGCTTGGCCTCGTGCTTCTTATATTTCTCGTCATCTGGCTTATGGTCTGCCACGGCTTCAAATGCTAA
- the LOC121807519 gene encoding major allergen Pru ar 1-like — MVAITYDIEIPSAVPAAKMFKAVVLDADTLIPKIMPQAIKNVEILEGDGGVGTVKIIHFGEGSQYKSAKHRVDAIDKDNLTHTYSIIDGDALAAALESITYHVKIVPTEDGGSICKNRSIYNTKGNVEISEEKIKEGKEKAMAMFKAIEAYVQVNPDY; from the coding sequence atgGTTGCCATCACCTACGACATTGAGATCCCTTCGGCGGTCCCAGCTGCAAAGATGTTCAAAGCCGTGGTGCTCGACGCCGACACCCTCATTCCCAAGATCATGCCTCAGGCCATTAAGAACGTCGAGATCTTGGAAGGAGATGGCGGCGTTGGCACAGTCAAGATCATCCATTTTGGTGAAGGGAGTCAGTATAAGAGCGCTAAGCACCGTGTGGATGCCATCGACAAGGACAATTTGACACACACCTACAGCATCATCGATGGTGATGCTCTTGCTGCTGCTCTCGAATCCATCACTTATCATGTCAAGATCGTCCCAACCGAAGATGGAGGCAGCATATGCAAGAACAGAAGCATTTACAACACCAAAGGCAACGTCGAGATCAGTGAGGAGAAGATAAAGGAGGGAAAAGAGAAGGCCATGGCTATGTTCAAGGCCATTGAAGCATATGTTCAAGTCAATCCCGATTACTAG